Proteins encoded in a region of the Thermoleophilia bacterium genome:
- a CDS encoding segregation/condensation protein A, whose protein sequence is MTGDADVGGPSGAWFELDLDVFDGPFDLLVTLVLKDEIDIWEVPVSRIIAEYVVKLAEGGEFDLEATSQFVVLVAALLEMKSRLLLAEPFAGELDDLEPEQAAEELIERLVRYGRFRNAADSLRAQWDEHAGRLYRSAPVPRELLRRPLEPAAVPASALVEALTPLLREPPRPDTSHLADLAVSLVDELHRLRDLLRCNGEFTFAEVAPQTRIERAVTFYALLELHSSGEAVLRQEHHAGEIRVRSAGERRIEGAPTP, encoded by the coding sequence GTGACGGGCGACGCTGACGTCGGTGGTCCGAGCGGCGCCTGGTTCGAGCTCGATCTCGACGTCTTCGACGGTCCCTTCGATCTCCTGGTGACGCTCGTCCTCAAGGACGAGATCGATATCTGGGAGGTCCCCGTCTCGCGCATCATTGCCGAGTACGTCGTCAAGCTTGCGGAGGGTGGGGAGTTCGATCTCGAGGCGACGTCGCAGTTCGTCGTTCTTGTCGCGGCTCTGTTGGAGATGAAGTCGCGGCTGCTGTTGGCCGAGCCTTTCGCAGGAGAACTCGACGACCTTGAGCCCGAGCAAGCGGCCGAGGAGTTGATCGAGCGCCTCGTCAGGTATGGGCGCTTCAGGAACGCCGCCGACTCTCTGCGCGCGCAGTGGGATGAGCACGCGGGACGGCTGTATCGCAGCGCTCCCGTGCCGCGCGAGTTGTTGCGCCGGCCGCTCGAGCCTGCGGCAGTCCCGGCGTCGGCGCTTGTCGAAGCGCTCACGCCACTTCTGCGCGAGCCGCCGCGTCCAGACACCAGCCATCTCGCCGATCTCGCCGTCTCCTTGGTGGACGAGCTGCACCGGCTTCGCGACCTTCTGCGCTGCAACGGCGAGTTCACGTTTGCGGAGGTCGCTCCGCAGACGCGGATCGAGCGGGCGGTTACGTTCTACGCGCTGCTCGAGCTTCACTCGAGCGGCGAGGCCGTGCTGCGCCAGGAGCACCACGCCGGCGAGATTCGCGTGCGCAGCGCCGGTGAGCGTCGCATCGAGGGGGCACCGACGCCTTGA
- a CDS encoding pseudouridine synthase, producing the protein MSRPTTLVVYLARAGVGSRRACDDLIREGVVTVNGTVVDFPRHKIEAADSVAVNGEVVEPRALRYLLVYKPRGVASTRRDPHAERVVVDLVPDGRTLFPVGRLDVDTTGLIILTNDGVLANHLMHPRYGVSKTYVARVRGKVSRRALSILRQGVELDDGVTSSAEVNLKKQSAKTALVEITIHEGRKRQVRRMFEAVGLPVEDLHRRRYGPLTDKGLEPGGNRELSDEEVESLRRAGEDVVKRVAEEVEGQPLFLAGESGELATEVEPIPGMVAPLSVNDAVVDDDNTTPTTDGAPSPEKEPDV; encoded by the coding sequence ATGAGCCGGCCGACGACCCTGGTTGTCTACCTTGCGCGCGCCGGTGTGGGTTCGCGGCGGGCCTGCGACGATCTCATTCGTGAGGGTGTCGTCACCGTCAACGGTACCGTCGTGGACTTTCCGCGCCACAAGATCGAGGCGGCCGATTCCGTCGCTGTGAATGGCGAGGTCGTCGAGCCGCGGGCGTTGCGCTACCTGCTCGTGTACAAACCCCGCGGTGTGGCAAGTACGCGTCGCGATCCTCACGCCGAGCGCGTTGTGGTCGACCTCGTGCCCGACGGAAGGACGCTGTTTCCTGTTGGGCGCCTCGACGTCGACACCACCGGCCTCATTATCCTCACCAACGACGGTGTGCTCGCCAACCACCTCATGCATCCGCGTTATGGGGTATCGAAGACCTACGTGGCACGAGTGCGCGGAAAGGTAAGTCGCCGTGCTCTGAGCATTCTGCGGCAGGGAGTTGAGTTGGACGACGGAGTTACGTCGTCCGCCGAGGTGAACCTGAAGAAGCAGAGCGCCAAGACGGCCCTCGTCGAGATCACCATCCACGAGGGCCGCAAGCGCCAAGTGCGGCGCATGTTCGAGGCTGTCGGGCTGCCGGTCGAAGACCTGCATCGACGGCGCTACGGACCGCTCACCGACAAGGGTCTCGAGCCCGGCGGCAATCGCGAGCTCAGCGACGAAGAGGTCGAGTCGCTGCGCCGGGCCGGCGAGGATGTCGTGAAGCGGGTCGCCGAGGAGGTTGAGGGCCAGCCGCTGTTCCTTGCCGGGGAGAGCGGCGAGCTGGCCACTGAGGTCGAGCCGATTCCCGGCATGGTCGCCCCTCTGAGCGTGAACGACGCGGTCGTTGACGACGACAATACAACTCCGACGACGGATGGTGCGCCTTCGCCCGAGAAGGAGCCGGATGTCTGA
- a CDS encoding ParA family protein, with protein sequence MAEVIALANQKGGVAKTTSTVNLGAALRELGYRVLAVDMDPQGNLTMSQGIDVEGLENSMYDVLVNRLPIDEVIHTSEIDVAAAAIDLAGAEMALSAMIGRERALQRALGAVKDRYDFILIDTPPSLGLLTINAFTAAQGVIVPVQCEYLSLRGLLQLERTLEMIRENLNPQVHIKGILPTMFDARTSHGRESIEVLRDNFGSLVFDTVIRKTIKFAEAPVIGASLLKYQPSGRGAQSYRALAREVLNGRAS encoded by the coding sequence ATGGCGGAAGTCATCGCCTTGGCAAACCAAAAGGGAGGCGTCGCCAAGACGACCTCCACGGTCAATCTCGGGGCCGCTCTGCGCGAACTGGGCTATCGTGTGCTGGCGGTCGACATGGATCCGCAGGGCAACCTCACCATGAGTCAGGGCATCGATGTCGAAGGCCTCGAGAACAGCATGTACGACGTGCTCGTCAATCGGCTGCCCATCGACGAGGTCATTCACACCTCCGAGATCGACGTCGCCGCTGCGGCGATCGACCTCGCCGGGGCGGAGATGGCGCTCTCGGCGATGATCGGTCGTGAGCGTGCTCTGCAGCGAGCGCTCGGTGCAGTAAAGGATCGCTACGACTTCATCCTCATCGATACGCCGCCGTCGCTCGGTTTGCTCACGATCAACGCCTTCACCGCTGCTCAGGGTGTCATTGTTCCGGTACAGTGCGAGTATCTCTCGCTCCGTGGCTTGCTGCAGTTGGAGCGCACGCTGGAGATGATCCGTGAGAACCTCAACCCGCAAGTGCATATCAAGGGGATCTTGCCGACGATGTTCGACGCCCGTACGAGCCATGGCCGTGAGTCCATCGAGGTGCTGCGCGACAACTTCGGTTCGCTGGTCTTCGACACGGTCATTCGTAAGACAATCAAGTTCGCGGAGGCGCCCGTGATCGGCGCGTCGCTGCTCAAGTATCAGCCGAGTGGGAGAGGGGCCCAGTCGTACCGCGCCCTCGCGCGGGAGGTGTTGAATGGCAGAGCGTCCTAG
- the ftsZ gene encoding cell division protein FtsZ, whose product MRDGLSELFRRTDVAGQASDGEPEQIIKGRPYVTTIKVAGVGGAGTNAVNRMVDSGVKGVEFIAVNTDVQQLDVCDADVKIHIGKEITHGLGGGADPVVGREAMEVSRDQIKAALRGADLVFVTAGEGGGTGTGGAPVVAAVARELGAVTIAIVTRPFKFEGNRRQRQADEGIEALRGVADTVIAIPNDRLLNVVERNTSVVDAFQHADDVLRQGVQGITDLITVPGLINLDFADVRTIVKDAGTALLGIGMAEGENRAQVAADYAINSPLLETSIDGARGLLLNITGGSDMTLYEVNEAAQVIGDAADDDANIIFGAVVDERLEGKISITVVATGFGNKADAPRRTVPEPPAARREPRYEAVRERRSQPTPPPRADNDFDIPSFVHQPES is encoded by the coding sequence ATGAGGGATGGCCTGAGCGAGCTGTTCCGCCGCACTGACGTGGCGGGTCAAGCCAGCGACGGCGAGCCGGAGCAGATCATCAAGGGTAGGCCGTACGTGACGACCATCAAGGTCGCCGGCGTCGGCGGAGCGGGTACCAATGCCGTCAATCGCATGGTGGACTCCGGCGTCAAGGGCGTCGAGTTCATCGCCGTCAACACAGACGTGCAGCAGCTCGATGTCTGCGATGCCGACGTCAAGATCCACATCGGCAAGGAGATCACGCACGGCCTGGGCGGCGGCGCCGATCCTGTGGTCGGCCGTGAGGCCATGGAGGTCTCGCGCGATCAAATCAAGGCCGCGCTGCGCGGCGCCGACCTCGTCTTCGTCACGGCCGGTGAGGGCGGCGGGACCGGTACCGGCGGAGCGCCTGTCGTCGCCGCTGTCGCCCGTGAGCTCGGCGCGGTCACCATCGCCATTGTCACGCGACCGTTCAAGTTTGAGGGTAACCGCCGCCAACGACAGGCAGATGAGGGCATCGAAGCCCTGCGTGGCGTCGCCGACACGGTGATTGCGATCCCGAACGACCGTCTGCTCAATGTGGTCGAGCGCAACACGAGCGTCGTCGACGCGTTCCAGCATGCCGACGACGTGCTCCGTCAGGGCGTGCAGGGCATAACCGATCTCATTACGGTGCCGGGTCTCATCAACCTGGACTTCGCCGATGTGCGCACCATCGTCAAGGATGCCGGCACGGCACTCCTAGGCATCGGCATGGCCGAGGGCGAGAATCGCGCCCAAGTCGCTGCCGACTACGCGATCAACTCACCGCTCCTGGAGACGTCGATCGACGGCGCTCGGGGATTGCTCCTCAACATCACCGGCGGTTCGGACATGACGCTGTACGAGGTGAACGAGGCGGCCCAGGTCATCGGCGATGCCGCCGACGACGACGCCAACATCATCTTCGGCGCCGTCGTCGACGAGCGCCTCGAGGGCAAGATCTCGATCACGGTTGTGGCGACAGGGTTCGGGAACAAAGCCGACGCGCCGCGGCGCACCGTGCCGGAACCACCGGCGGCCCGCCGTGAGCCGCGTTACGAGGCTGTGCGGGAGCGCCGGAGTCAGCCGACGCCGCCACCCAGGGCGGACAACGACTTCGACATTCCCTCGTTCGTGCACCAGCCCGAGAGCTGA
- the scpB gene encoding SMC-Scp complex subunit ScpB, whose amino-acid sequence MPALVRRLEALLFIAARPLARRELVAACGCGEGELDQALAALAEEYTPGRRGFELREIAGGFTFSVAEDCADDVRRLTGAERPDDLSTALMETLAVVAYLQPVTRADIADVRGVSSEWALASLERRGLIESAGRAETPGAPLLYATGDRFLTMFGLRELSELPNLDEFSLSATEVDAIRSRLLANAEGRRA is encoded by the coding sequence ATGCCCGCGCTCGTTCGGCGCCTCGAGGCGCTTCTCTTCATAGCGGCACGACCTCTTGCTCGCAGAGAGCTTGTGGCTGCTTGCGGCTGCGGCGAGGGCGAACTCGATCAGGCTCTGGCGGCGTTGGCCGAGGAATACACGCCCGGCCGGCGTGGCTTTGAGCTGCGCGAGATCGCCGGTGGATTCACGTTCAGTGTCGCTGAGGACTGCGCCGACGACGTACGTCGGCTCACTGGGGCCGAGCGGCCAGACGATCTCTCGACGGCGCTCATGGAGACTCTCGCCGTCGTCGCCTACCTGCAGCCGGTCACGCGCGCCGACATCGCCGACGTGCGCGGCGTTTCTTCGGAGTGGGCTCTCGCGTCGCTGGAGCGGCGCGGTCTCATCGAGTCGGCCGGTCGTGCCGAGACGCCGGGCGCGCCGCTGCTCTACGCCACCGGCGACCGGTTCCTCACCATGTTTGGCTTGCGCGAATTGAGCGAACTGCCCAATCTTGACGAGTTCTCGCTCTCGGCCACCGAGGTCGACGCGATCCGCAGCCGACTCTTGGCTAACGCCGAAGGGCGGCGCGCATGA
- the yajC gene encoding preprotein translocase subunit YajC codes for MPGGSTAIILWVLIFVGIFYFLAIRPQRRQKQQHDELLRMIKKGDEIVTIGGMMGTVTRIGDDWLEVEVAKRTRVRLMKYAIRSITTISEDDEEDEELIEVEEDEFVEGDEIEEPEAEEPEEDIADDQDEVEVAEEDEGEAPPSAPSAPPVPGV; via the coding sequence ATGCCCGGAGGAAGCACCGCAATCATTCTTTGGGTCCTGATCTTCGTCGGGATCTTCTACTTCTTGGCGATTCGGCCGCAGCGGCGCCAGAAGCAGCAGCACGACGAGCTGCTGCGCATGATCAAGAAGGGCGACGAGATTGTGACCATCGGCGGCATGATGGGTACGGTCACTCGTATCGGCGACGACTGGCTCGAGGTTGAAGTTGCCAAGCGCACGCGTGTGCGCCTCATGAAGTACGCGATCCGCTCCATCACCACCATCTCCGAGGATGACGAGGAGGATGAGGAGCTCATCGAGGTCGAAGAAGATGAGTTTGTGGAGGGGGACGAGATCGAGGAGCCTGAGGCCGAGGAGCCCGAGGAAGACATCGCCGACGATCAGGATGAGGTCGAGGTCGCCGAGGAAGACGAGGGCGAGGCGCCGCCGAGCGCGCCCTCCGCGCCGCCCGTCCCTGGCGTGTAG